The nucleotide window CTTTGAGCGATATCCCGGATAGAAATATCCCGTGTCGTTGGCGCAATGACGTCGAAGGCTACGCCCGTGAAGGTAGGAAACCAGGGACGCTTCGCTTCTGGAGTTTCATGCCTCGATTGCTCTGCCGAGAAAGAAGCCATATTGACAACAGAAAGATTGTTCATGGATGCGACCCGATCCGAATGAGATCGTTCGGATGTTGTCTATTGCGAATTGACATACGGCAAGTAATCAGACGCTATTTGTCTTCAAGTACTTGTTCAACATCATGCATCTTGCCTTGAGCCAATTGTTCGGTAACGAGTACTTGACAGCATTTCACACACCCAAGAAGTTCGACTTGAAACAATCCTCCAAGATATTGCATGGAAACCTCCTGGTAAGTAAGTTCACAGCCACAGGCAGCGCATTTCCAGCCCTGAACTTCTGCTTCCGGCACTCGTAGAGCACTCATGCGTGTCCTTCCATGATCTGCAAGCGGTGGCTCCAGACGTTGTGAATGAGGTAGCCTGTGGAGCCTCCTTCGTATTCCACCCAGTAGGTGACGACCGACGGCCGATACGACGCGAGAGAATGTCCGGTTTGTTCATGCACGAATCGTCGGCCGGTCTCCTCCACATGGCGCAGCACTTTTTGGATGTCCGAGACGAGAATGCGCCGCTCTTCCATGTGGCGTGCCGCCGTGTCGGCGAAGGCCACGGGAATGGCCTCAAAAGCCGCCTTGGGCGAGGCCGCCGGGGTCTTCCAAAGGTCCGCCAGGAGGCGTTCCTTGAGGCGGACGCGGTTTTCCCGGCGTTGGGAATAGCCCATGGCCGGCCGGGCAGCAGGATCGTTGCC belongs to Solidesulfovibrio sp. and includes:
- a CDS encoding DVU_1557 family redox protein, translated to MSALRVPEAEVQGWKCAACGCELTYQEVSMQYLGGLFQVELLGCVKCCQVLVTEQLAQGKMHDVEQVLEDK